Below is a genomic region from Zea mays cultivar B73 chromosome 9, Zm-B73-REFERENCE-NAM-5.0, whole genome shotgun sequence.
TTATTAACAAGTTTACAGAGGGAACAAGATCCTGAAAAGAAATACCCTCATAGGGCTGTTTTGTATATCCATACACACAAGTCTAACCTCGGCAATAACAGAAATGCACATGTGGTACAGTAATTGCAAAAAAATGTTTCATTTACTTTTTTTCAAATCCAATTTTTCTTCCATGGTGTTTATTGAGTATTGTTATTCTCTTGCAAGGGTGAGTTGAAGGAACTTTTAGCACAACAACCTGATTTAGCGGACTCTAGTAATGGAAAGGATGCATGGGAAGGAGATGCACTAAACAGAATATTAGGAAAGGAAAAGCCTGGCCATATCCATGGTCTGGGCCTTGTTCCAAATCCAAAACAAGTTTTTGATGCCTCGACATCAAGCCGTATGAAGCATCTAAATGTAACCACTTTGGATGAAACATCCAGTGAAGATGTAGTATCACTTAGACTTGAATTGGAAAAACTTCAAAAGCATGTCCAGAAGCAAGATGATACTATACTAGATTTGCAACATACCGTGGAGCGACAAAAAAGGCAACATGTAAATCCAAATAACCTTATTTCTAACTCACTAAAGATTGTATGGACTTAGCATTTTTATGTCCTAATGTTTTTATGCTATTACAGGGCTATCCAGATGCTCCTTTATCGCCACCAACAGATGTTCGTCCTGCTATGAAACGACAAGTATGTATCTCTATGAAAATATATAAGTTTACTACTGTACTTGCTCGTACAATCCAGCATCGCCATGAGCTTATTTTAAAAAAAATGGTGATGCAAATGTCTTTGATTCGGATAAGTTCATACCATAGTAAAATTACTCTTCGTCTGCAAAATAGCAATCCTACTCTACAAATCCCAGTGGATCTCAACCAAAATTCTCAAACCAAAGTTCTACCCTCTCAACTGATCTGAACCGTCTGGACAGCTGCCTCAAGAACGTTAAGTTTTAAATGGTAAGGGCTCCCTCCGGTGGCTCTGCCACTTGAGGCTTCGGCTTTGGCTTCTCAACAACAATGGTCTGTGTGGTTAGGACCATTCCAGCTACAGAGGCCGCATTCTGGAGCGCACACCTAGTCACCTTGGTAGGGTCAATCACACTAGCTCTAAAGGATCCAGTATATGTGTCTGCTGTGACAAGAACTAGTCTCAATTGTCTAAAACAATTCCAATGCTAGCAACACACACTACGATGGTATAGGTCTACTCATGAACTTAATGCCGCACATAATAGATGATGGGTCCTAGTCACATTTACCAGCACAGATAAACATATTAACAGACATTGGACCTCTGGCAAATACAGTTCATACCATCTAACTGCATAGGCACAAATAAACATATTTACTCTTTTGCAGAGTGTCACTTCTATTGAAATCTTCAATATTTAGGGTTTAGGACATAAGATGTTTTTATGTCCTAATGTTTTATGCTATTACAGGGCTATCTAGATGCTCCTTTATCGCCACCAACAGATGTTCGTCCTGCTATGAAACGACAAGTATGTATCTCTATGAAAATATATAAGTTTACTTATTTTTTTGCACATTTATCTgaatcttatatatatatatatatatatatttccctATAACAGCGAATTTATTGTCAACTTCGTAGTGAAGATTCTAGTATGTTTGGTGAACGGAATAACACAATGGTATGAATGCATTACCATGAATTCCATCCTAGTTTTAAAATTTTCAAGCTGTCATTTATCCAATAACTCTACAGGAGGATGAAAACGAAGATGATGAGTACGAGGAACTGCACTCACACTACAAATGTTCTAAAATTCAGGATAAGGTTAGTACATTATGAGTACGAGGAACTGCAATCATAGATTTACTCCACCCTAAGGCCATACTGAAGCAATCATATTTTTGTCCATGTTAGAAATCTAGTTTATATGATAGTGTATACATGCTGAAAGTAGCAGCAAGCATCAGATTTCCTAAACTACGTTCCATAGTAGTTCACTGATGTGTGTTCTTTAAATGCAGAGCAAGCCACCACATTCACGACGTGAAGCACTCCATGCTAGTAGAGTTTCTGCATCAATAAAGGTAAAAACAATAGTACTAATGCAGCCAAGGTGATCAATGTGGTCCTTTTGAAACTCAGTGTAGTCTACACGTCTCGGAAATCCTCTAATTATGCACCAAATAAGAACCATCAAGTAACTATTTATTAGTAAAAATTCTTATGCATCCTGCATATTTATAGCTACTTGCTAA
It encodes:
- the LOC103640327 gene encoding uncharacterized protein, whose amino-acid sequence is METWVLRTIGERWRQDKSNLKSIYFDPHKSQDANNSNAPNGVLADQWVALVNNWMTPKAQDLSDANRINCTRRKSMHTSGTKSFARNREELGYPDAPLSPPTDVRPAMKRQGYLDAPLSPPTDVRPAMKRQRIYCQLRSEDSSMFGERNNTMEDENEDDEYEELHSHYKCSKIQDKSKPPHSRREALHASRVSASIKIEKVN